GGGATAACCCAGTTCCAGCCCCGCCTGCGCATTCTGCAGGCGGGCATAGACGAAGGGCGCCTTGTCCGCCGCTTCATCAAAAGCCGGATATTTTTCGGAATCGGCAAGGATCACCGCCACACCCGCCTTGCGCAACAGAGCAAAGAACGCCGGATCGCCGAAGCTTTCGTGCCGCGCCTCGATGGCGTGGCGCAAAGGCAGCCCTTCATGGCTGGCCGGCAGCAGAGCAAGGAACGCGGCGATTTCGTCTGCGTCGAACGTTTTCGTGGATGCCAGTTGCCAGTTGATCGGCCCCAGCTTGTCACCCAGTTCGACGATCCCTTGGTCCACGAAATTCGCCACGCTCTCGCCCGCTTCGGCAAGGTTCTTGCGGACGGTGCAATACCGCGATCCCTTGACCGCGAAGACAAAATGATCGGGGACCGCATCGCGCCATTTGGCGAAGCTGGCGGGCTTCTGCCGGCCATAGAACGTGGCGTTGATCTCAGTCGCGGTCAGATGTTCGCCCACGTGGGCCAGTTCGCGCGCCTGCGGCAGGCCCTTGGGATAGAACAGGCCGCGCCATGGCTCGTAACTCCAGCCGCCAATACCGACATGGACGCGCGCGCCGCCTGCCCTGTTTGCCGCAGCCTTTGCCATGACAGTCACTCTCCTCGTCTGCCGCGTCAGCCCATCGTGTCGCGAAACCACGCGGCGAGGTCTTGTTCACCCAGTTCACCGGGCGCCAGCGCCATAATGGCAACGACCAGTTCGGCATCGCTCGCAGCCAAACTATAACCGTTCAGAGCCAGAAACGTTTCGCTGACCACCGCAGCGATCCGTTTGTTGCCATCGACAAAGGGGTGGTTCCGGGCAAGGCCAAAGGCATAGGCCGCCGCAAGCGCTGCAGCATCCGGTTCCCCTAGTGGGCGAGCTGTTGCGGACGCGCCATGGCGCTTTCAAACAGGCCCCGATCGCGGATCGCATCGCCGCCACCGCCATGTTCGGCAATCTGTTCGGCATGGATGGCGAGGGCGACATCCAGCCTGACCCAGACCCAGTCTACCCGATCGGTCACGTGATGTTACTTCGCCAGTTCGTGGAGCGCACGCTTGCGCCGGGTCATAACCTCCCGCGCAGCGGCCATCTGCGCATCGAAATCCGGATCGGCAGCGGACAATTCGATACCACGCGGAGTGACGACCACACTCAGCGTTTCCCCTACGCGCGCACCAAGATGCGCCAGCAGTTCCTTGGGCAGGATCACCCCGGCGCTGTTCCCCACTTTGGTGATTTTGAGCGGTATGTTCATACAGATGAACGCCGTAAGGGACCATCCACAACCGCATGCCACGATGCAGCTTGCGGCTGCTATACGGCAGGCCCGTTCAAGCCGGGGTTTCGGTGAGTTCGGCGATCTCGAATGTGAAGTGGGTCCAGCCCCGGCTGCGGGCGGCTTCTGCGGCAGGGGCGCGTTTGCGCCGCGCTTCGGCAAGCGAACGGGTATGCCCCCAGAACACTTCGGTCTTGCCGTTTTCCAATTCGGCCACGATCCGCCAATAGTGCGTGAACGTGTCCGTGGTCGGTCCGATGGTTTTGACATAGCCGTCGGGCATCGTGGCGGTGAGATAACGGCGCTTCTTCTTCATCGCGCAAGTTTTCCGGCTCAGCGCCGCGACAGGCGTTTGCGATTGGCGGTCACGCGTTTGCGGTAATGGCTGACCGCGATCTGCGCATTGCGTGTGGGGCTGGCGGTCACCCCGCCAGAGGCCAGACGGGCGGCCAGTTCAGCCCCCGCCTGCACCTTTTCGCTTACCATCCGCACATTTTCGCGCGTGCTGCCCCGTCCCGTCATGATGTCCATCGTGCGCATCCCGATCACCAGCGAGGCTTCGGCCCACAGCCAGTAGCTGTCATGGGCAAGCCGGAACCACGCGGTGACAGGATTACACATGGCGCAAACCTCAATCGTGTTCGCGATCGCCCGCGCCCATGTAGAGTTCGCGGCCGGTTTCATCGTAGACCTTGCTCATTTCGGCCATGCCCTTTTCTGCCTCGTCCGCCGCGACGAAGGCATCAGACGGCTGGTTCTGCAGCCGCGCGAAATCGCGCACTTCCTGTGTGATTTTCATGCTGCAGAACTTCGGCCCGCACATCGAACAGAAGTGGGCCGATTTCGCCCCTTCGGCCGGCAGGGTCTGGTCGTGGTACTTTTCCGCCGTATCGGGATCGAGGCTGAGGTTGAACTGATCGCGCCAGCGGAATTCAAACCGCGCGCGCGACAGCGCATCATCGCGCACTTTGGCCGCCGGGTGCCCCTTGGCCAGATCGGCTGCGTGCGCCGCCAGCTTGTAGGTGACAACGCCCACTTTCACGTCATCACGGTCAGGCAGACCAAGGTGCTCCTTGGGCGTGACATAGCAAAGCATCGCCGTGCCGTACCAGCCGATCTGCGCCGCGCCGATGCCGCTGGTGATATGGTCGTAACCCGGTGCGATATCGGTGACGAGCGGCCCCAAGGTGTAGAACGGGGCTTCGCCGCAGGCCTCAAGCTGCTTGTCCATGTTCTCCTTGATCTTGTGCATCGGCACGTGGCCGGGGCCTTCGATCATGACCTGAACATCCTGTTCCCATGCCCGCTTGGTCAGTTCGCCCAGCGTGTAGAGTTCGGCGAACTGCGCTTCATCGTTGGCATCCGCGATCGATCCGGGGCGCAGGCCATCGCCCAGCGAATAGGCGATGTCGTAGGCCTTCATGATCTCGGTGATGTCATCGAAATGTTCGTAGAGGAACGATTCCCGGTGATGCGCCAGGCACCACTTGGCCATGATCGACCCGCCGCGCGAAACGATCCCGGTCACGCGCTTGGCGGTCAGCGGGATATAGGGCAGGCGCACCCCGGCATGGATGGTGAAGTAGTCAACGCCCTGTTCGGCCTGTTCGATCAGGGTATCGCGGAACACCTCCCAGGTCAGGTCTTCGGCAATCCCGCCGACCTTTTCCAGCGCCTGATAGATCGGCACCGTGCCGATCGGCACCGGGCTGTTGCGCAAGATCCATTCGCGCGTGTCGTGGATGTTGCGGCCAGTGCTGAGGTCCATCACGGTATCCGCGCCCCAGCGGATCGACCAGACCATCTTGTCCACTTCGCTGGCGACATCGCTGGCCACCGCGCTGTTGCCGATATTGGCATTGATCTTGACCAGGAAATTGCGGCCGATGGCCATCGGTTCGCTTTCCGGGTGGTTGATATTGCTGGGAATGATCGCCCGGCCGCGCGCCACTTCATCGCGCACGAATTCGGGGGTGACATAATCGGGGATCGCCGCACCCCAATCCTGCCCGTCGCGGATATGATCGCGGATCATTTCCCGGCCGAGGTTTTCGCGGATCGCGACATATTCCATTTCGGGCGTGATGATGCCGCGCCGGGCATAATGCATCTGGCTGACATTCATTCCGGCCTTGGCCCGCAACGGGCGCTTCACCACATTGGGGAACGCGGGCACGCCGCCTGAACGATCCGGCCCCAACTGTCCGTTATCCTCTGGCTTGACGTGGCGGGCGTCGTATTCCTCCACATCGCCGCGGCCCATGATC
This genomic window from Caenibius tardaugens NBRC 16725 contains:
- the thiC gene encoding phosphomethylpyrimidine synthase ThiC gives rise to the protein MADINSRIEIGVTTGAIRGSRKIHVPAPGHPGVQVAMREISLEASSGEPPVRVYDTSGPYTDPAVQIDIAAGLPALRRDWIMGRGDVEEYDARHVKPEDNGQLGPDRSGGVPAFPNVVKRPLRAKAGMNVSQMHYARRGIITPEMEYVAIRENLGREMIRDHIRDGQDWGAAIPDYVTPEFVRDEVARGRAIIPSNINHPESEPMAIGRNFLVKINANIGNSAVASDVASEVDKMVWSIRWGADTVMDLSTGRNIHDTREWILRNSPVPIGTVPIYQALEKVGGIAEDLTWEVFRDTLIEQAEQGVDYFTIHAGVRLPYIPLTAKRVTGIVSRGGSIMAKWCLAHHRESFLYEHFDDITEIMKAYDIAYSLGDGLRPGSIADANDEAQFAELYTLGELTKRAWEQDVQVMIEGPGHVPMHKIKENMDKQLEACGEAPFYTLGPLVTDIAPGYDHITSGIGAAQIGWYGTAMLCYVTPKEHLGLPDRDDVKVGVVTYKLAAHAADLAKGHPAAKVRDDALSRARFEFRWRDQFNLSLDPDTAEKYHDQTLPAEGAKSAHFCSMCGPKFCSMKITQEVRDFARLQNQPSDAFVAADEAEKGMAEMSKVYDETGRELYMGAGDREHD
- a CDS encoding DUF72 domain-containing protein; translation: MAKAAANRAGGARVHVGIGGWSYEPWRGLFYPKGLPQARELAHVGEHLTATEINATFYGRQKPASFAKWRDAVPDHFVFAVKGSRYCTVRKNLAEAGESVANFVDQGIVELGDKLGPINWQLASTKTFDADEIAAFLALLPASHEGLPLRHAIEARHESFGDPAFFALLRKAGVAVILADSEKYPAFDEAADKAPFVYARLQNAQAGLELGYPAAELDRWATRARGWAQAGRDTFVFFINGAKERAPAAAQALIAWLEK
- a CDS encoding AbrB/MazE/SpoVT family DNA-binding domain-containing protein produces the protein MNIPLKITKVGNSAGVILPKELLAHLGARVGETLSVVVTPRGIELSAADPDFDAQMAAAREVMTRRKRALHELAK